The following proteins come from a genomic window of Enterobacter chengduensis:
- the dagF gene encoding 2-dehydro-3-deoxy-phosphogluconate aldolase, with protein MKLTPNFYRDRVCLNVLAGSKANASAIYEAAEGHVLVGVLSKNYPDVASAVADMREYAALIDNALSVGLGAGDPNQSAMVSEISRQVQPQHVNQVFTGVATSRALLGQNESVVNGLVSPTGTVGMVKISTGPLSSAAPDGIVPVETAIALLKDFGGSSIKYFPMGGLKCRDEYQAVAEACARHGFWLEPTGGIDLENYEEILQIALDAGVSKIIPHIYSSIIDKASGDTRPEDVRTLLAMTKKLVK; from the coding sequence ATGAAACTGACCCCCAACTTTTACCGTGACCGCGTCTGCCTGAACGTGCTGGCGGGCTCAAAGGCCAACGCCAGCGCCATCTACGAGGCGGCAGAAGGTCACGTGCTGGTGGGCGTGCTCTCCAAAAATTACCCGGACGTGGCAAGCGCGGTGGCGGATATGCGCGAGTACGCGGCGCTGATTGATAATGCGCTCTCGGTTGGTCTGGGCGCGGGGGATCCGAACCAGTCCGCGATGGTGAGCGAGATCTCCCGTCAGGTGCAGCCGCAGCACGTGAATCAGGTCTTTACCGGCGTGGCGACCAGCCGCGCGCTGCTGGGGCAGAATGAGTCCGTGGTGAACGGCCTGGTCTCGCCGACCGGCACCGTCGGCATGGTCAAAATCTCCACCGGCCCGCTGAGCAGCGCGGCGCCGGACGGCATCGTCCCGGTGGAAACCGCGATTGCCCTGCTGAAGGATTTTGGCGGCAGCTCGATCAAATACTTCCCGATGGGCGGCCTGAAGTGCCGCGACGAATACCAGGCGGTGGCGGAAGCCTGCGCCCGTCACGGCTTCTGGCTGGAACCGACCGGTGGGATCGATCTGGAAAACTATGAGGAGATCCTGCAGATCGCCCTCGACGCGGGCGTGAGCAAAATCATCCCGCATATCTACAGCTCGATTATCGACAAAGCCAGCGGCGACACGCGCCCGGAAGATGTGCGCACGCTGCTGGCGATGACGAAGAAGCTGGTGAAGTAG
- a CDS encoding lactonase family protein, with the protein MHTRNLLVASLSLLATAAVAQTQYAWVGTYNPNGEGLYRFSVDPQTGALGNKTLVSTLPNAAQLTLAKDGKTLYLASEVEQGVVQALRVGDNGELNELNQVASGGAGPVYLSLTPNGQHLLVANYVSGSIAVLPINADGSLGEATDTQQDRGEPGAAKPEAAAEGSFAISDHNGPHAHMIAADPSGKYVFSTDLGLDRLYQYRFDDRTGKLTPNDPPFVSASSKGAGPRHFVFTPKGDALWLINEEASTLTYYAMEANGTLKEGKTLSALPEGYKGTSFAAGLAISADGKQLYVANRLHNSIGHFTVTAEGTLTHQDDVWTRGDYPRTLTLDKQGRWLYVMNQRSDNITRFRVAQDGKLRFEPDYTPVGSPSQMVISP; encoded by the coding sequence ATGCACACCCGTAACCTGCTTGTCGCTTCACTCTCTTTGCTTGCTACCGCCGCCGTCGCGCAAACCCAGTACGCCTGGGTCGGCACCTACAACCCCAACGGCGAAGGGCTGTACCGCTTTTCCGTCGACCCGCAAACCGGCGCGCTCGGCAACAAAACGCTGGTGAGCACGCTGCCGAACGCCGCGCAGCTTACCCTCGCGAAAGATGGCAAAACGCTCTATCTGGCAAGCGAAGTAGAGCAGGGCGTGGTGCAGGCGCTGCGCGTCGGCGATAACGGAGAGCTGAACGAGCTGAATCAGGTGGCGTCCGGGGGCGCGGGGCCGGTCTATCTTTCGCTGACGCCGAACGGCCAGCACCTGCTGGTGGCGAACTACGTCAGCGGATCGATTGCCGTTTTGCCGATCAACGCAGACGGCAGCCTGGGGGAGGCCACGGACACCCAACAGGATCGGGGCGAACCGGGCGCGGCGAAGCCGGAAGCGGCAGCGGAGGGCAGCTTTGCCATCAGCGATCACAACGGCCCCCACGCGCACATGATCGCCGCCGATCCGAGCGGGAAGTACGTGTTTTCGACCGATCTTGGGCTGGATCGCCTCTATCAGTACCGTTTTGACGATCGAACGGGGAAGCTGACCCCCAACGATCCGCCGTTTGTCAGCGCCTCCTCAAAAGGGGCCGGGCCGCGCCACTTTGTCTTTACGCCGAAGGGCGATGCCCTGTGGCTGATTAACGAAGAGGCGTCTACGCTCACCTACTATGCGATGGAGGCAAACGGCACGCTGAAAGAGGGCAAAACGCTCTCCGCCCTGCCGGAAGGATACAAAGGCACCAGCTTTGCTGCCGGGCTCGCAATAAGCGCCGACGGCAAGCAGCTGTATGTGGCTAACCGTTTGCATAACAGCATCGGGCACTTTACCGTAACGGCAGAGGGCACGCTGACGCATCAGGACGACGTGTGGACGCGCGGCGACTACCCGCGCACCCTGACGCTCGATAAACAGGGACGCTGGCTGTACGTCATGAACCAGCGCAGCGACAACATTACCCGTTTCCGCGTGGCGCAGGACGGGAAGTTGCGCTTCGAGCCAGACTATACCCCGGTCGGCAGCCCATCCCAGATGGTCATTTCACCCTAA